Proteins encoded in a region of the Balaenoptera ricei isolate mBalRic1 chromosome 19, mBalRic1.hap2, whole genome shotgun sequence genome:
- the TNNI3 gene encoding troponin I, cardiac muscle isoform X2, which yields MADRSGDAAGDPRPAPPLVRRRSSANYRAYATEPHAKKKSKISASRKLQLKTLMLQIAKQELEREAEERRGEKGRALSTRCQPLELAGLGFADLQDLCRQLHARVDKVDEERYDVEAKVTKNITEIADLTQKIFDLRGKFKRPTLRRVRISADAMMQALLGTRAKESLDLRAHLKQVKKEDTEKENREVGDWRKNIDALSGMEGRKKKFEG from the exons ATGGCGGACCG GAGCGGCGATGCG GCGGGGGACCCGCGCCCCGCGCCACCCCTTGTACGACGCCGCTCCTCAGCCAACTACCGCGCCTACGCCACGGAGCCGCACGCCAAG AAAAAGTCTAAGATCTCCGCCTCGAGAAAACTGCAGCTGAAG accctgaTGCTGCAGATTGCGAAACAGGAGCTGGAGCGGGAAGCAGAGGAGCGGCGAGGAGAGAAGGGGCGTGCTCTGAGCACGCGGTGCCAGCCTCTGGAGCTGGCCGGGCTGGGCTTCGCGGATCTGCAG GACTTGTGCCGACAGCTCCACGCCCGCGTGGACAAGGTGGATGAGGAGAGATACGACGTGGAGGCGAAAGTCACTAAGAACATCACAGAG ATCGCAGATCTGACCCAGAAGATCTTTGACCTTCGGGGCAAGTTTAAGCGGCCCACTCTGCGTAGAGTGCGGATCTCTGCGGATGCCATGATGCAGGCACTGCTGGGGACCAGGGCTAAGGAGTCCTTAGACCTGCGGGCCCACCTCAAGCAGGTGAAGAAGGAGGACACGGAGAAG GAAAACCGGGAGGTGGGAGACTGGCGCAAGAACATCGATGCGCTGAGTGGAATGGAAGGCCGCAAGAAGAAGTTTGAGGGCTGA
- the TNNI3 gene encoding troponin I, cardiac muscle isoform X1, protein MGVRGVASRRLKAGVGGGTKSGPGLRGRVLKPLQASSFGSSSLILPCSVSPRQKKSKISASRKLQLKTLMLQIAKQELEREAEERRGEKGRALSTRCQPLELAGLGFADLQDLCRQLHARVDKVDEERYDVEAKVTKNITEIADLTQKIFDLRGKFKRPTLRRVRISADAMMQALLGTRAKESLDLRAHLKQVKKEDTEKENREVGDWRKNIDALSGMEGRKKKFEG, encoded by the exons ATGGGAGTGAGGGGCGTGGCTTCCCGTAGACTGAAGGCTGGAGTTGGAGGCGGGACTAAATCTGGACCTGGCTTGAGGGGGCGGGTTCTGAAGCCCCTCCAGGCGTCCTCCTTCGGATCCTCCTCGCTCATCCTTCCTTGCTCTGTCTCACCCCGGCAGAAAAAGTCTAAGATCTCCGCCTCGAGAAAACTGCAGCTGAAG accctgaTGCTGCAGATTGCGAAACAGGAGCTGGAGCGGGAAGCAGAGGAGCGGCGAGGAGAGAAGGGGCGTGCTCTGAGCACGCGGTGCCAGCCTCTGGAGCTGGCCGGGCTGGGCTTCGCGGATCTGCAG GACTTGTGCCGACAGCTCCACGCCCGCGTGGACAAGGTGGATGAGGAGAGATACGACGTGGAGGCGAAAGTCACTAAGAACATCACAGAG ATCGCAGATCTGACCCAGAAGATCTTTGACCTTCGGGGCAAGTTTAAGCGGCCCACTCTGCGTAGAGTGCGGATCTCTGCGGATGCCATGATGCAGGCACTGCTGGGGACCAGGGCTAAGGAGTCCTTAGACCTGCGGGCCCACCTCAAGCAGGTGAAGAAGGAGGACACGGAGAAG GAAAACCGGGAGGTGGGAGACTGGCGCAAGAACATCGATGCGCTGAGTGGAATGGAAGGCCGCAAGAAGAAGTTTGAGGGCTGA
- the TNNT1 gene encoding troponin T, slow skeletal muscle → MEKDLLELQTLIDVHFEQRKKEEEELVALKERIERRRSERAEQQRFRTEKERERQAKLVEEKMRKEEEEAKKRAEDDAKKKKVLSNIGAHFGGYLVKAEQKRGKRQTGRETKVRVLSERKKPLNIDHMGEEQLREKAQELSDWIHQLESEKFDLMEKMKQQKYEINVLYNRISHAQKFRKGAGKGRVGGRWK, encoded by the exons ATGGAAAAAGATCTGCTGGAGCTGCAGACGCTCATTGATGTGCATTTTGAACAgcggaagaaagaggaagaggagcttGTGGCGCTAAAAGAACGCATT GAGCGGCGCCGGTCGGAGAGAGCTGAGCAACAGCGCTTCAGAACTGAGAAGGAGCGCGAGCGTCAGGCTAAGCTGGTG GAGGAGAAGATgcggaaggaagaggaagaggccaAGAAGCGGGCTGAGGACGACGCCAAGAAGAAGAAGGTTCTGTCCAACATTGGGGCCCACTTTGGGGGCTACCTGGTCAAG GCAGAACAGAAGCGGGGTAAGCGCCAGACAGGGCGTGAGACGAAAGTGCGCGTCTTGTCGGAGCGTAAAAAGCCTCTGAACATCGACCACATGGGAGAAGAACAGCTCCG GGAGAAGGCCCAGGAACTGTCGGACTGGATCCACCAGTTGGAGTCCGAGAAGTTTGACCTGATGGAGAAGATGAAGCAGCAGAAATATGAG ATCAATGTTCTGTACAATCGCATCAGCCACGCCCAGAAGTT CCGGAAGGGGGCCGGGAAGGGCCGCGTTGGAGGCCGCTGGAAGTGA
- the PPP1R12C gene encoding protein phosphatase 1 regulatory subunit 12C isoform X1, translating into MSGEDGPGAGPGAAAAAARERRREQLRQWGARAGAEPGPGERRARTVRFERAAEFLAACAGGDLDEARLMLREADPGPGAELDPAAPPPARAVLDSTNADGISALHQACIDENLEVVRFLVEQGATVNQADNEGWTPLHVAASCGYLDIARYLLSHGANIAAVNSDGDLPLDLAECDAVEGLLKVEIARRGVDVEAAKRAEEELLLHDTRCWLNGGAMPEARHPRTGASALHVAAAKGYIEVMRLLLQAGYDPELRDGDGWTPLHAAAHWGVEDACRLLAEHGGGMDSLTHAGQRPCDLADEEVLSLLEELARKQEDLRNQKQASQSRGQEPQGPSSSKHRRSSVCRLSSREKISLQDLSKERRPGGAGGPPIRDEDEGEEGPSEPPPAESRTLNGVSSPPPSSPRSPMTPDEAPFTTRFGLQKTGSSGALGPAERRGAEGAPGAGLQRSASSSRLEGTSTQAREPRLARITPTPSRKVPESSAPSEISRPPPPLDNSTPPSRIPEPESPVKPNVPVASAAPPADSRDRRRSYQMPVRDEESESQRKARSRLMRQSRRSTQGVTLTDLKEAEKAAGKAPEPEKSCLQSLDPSRRPRVPGVENSDGPAQRAEAPDGRGPGPQAPEEHRTVSKERRGPAEGEEAEPAPADRSPGSSTPEGGPSSRRQRDLNPEPEPESEEPDGGFRKLYAELRSENERLREALTETTLQLAQLKVELERATQRQERFAERPALLELERFERRALERKAAELEEELKALSDLRADNQRLKDENAALIRVISKLSK; encoded by the exons aTGTCGGGCGAGGATGGCCCGGGGGCGGGCCccggggcggcggcggcagcggcccgCGAGCGGCGGCGGGAGCAGCTGCGGCAGTGGGGGGCGCGGGCGGGCGCCGAGCCGGGCCCCGGGGAGCGGCGCGCCCGCACCGTGCGCTTCGAGCGCGCCGCCGAGTTCCTGGCGGCCTGCGCGGGCGGCGATCTGGACGAGGCGCGCCTGATGCTGCGCGAGGCCGACCCCGGCCCGGGCGCCGAGCTCGACCCTGctgccccgccgcccgcccgcgcAGTGCTGGACTCCACCAACGCCGACGGCATCAGCGCCCTGCACCAG GCCTGCATCGACGAGAACCTGGAGGTGGTGCGCTTCCTGGTGGAGCAGGGTGCCACGGTGAACCAGGCAGACAACGAGGGCTGGACACCCCTGCACGTGGCCGCCTCCTGCGGTTACCTGGACATCGCCAG GTACCTGCTGAGCCACGGGGCCAACATCGCGGCGGTGAACAGTGATGGGGACCTGCCCCTGGACCTGGCCGAGTGTGACGCCGTGGAGGGGCTGCTGAAGGTGGAGATTGCCCGCCGAG GTGTGGATGTGGAAGCAGCCAAACGGGCCGAGGAGGAGTTGCTGCTTCACGACACAAGGTGCTGGCTGAACGGGGGCGCCATGCCAGAGGCCCGGCACCCCCGCACGGGGGCCTCTGCCCTGCACGTGGCCGCCGCCAAGGGCTACATCGAAGTGATGAG GCTGCTCCTTCAGGCCGGCTATGACCCGGAGCTGCGGGACGGGGACGGCTGGACACCCCTGCACGCCGCAGCCCACTGGGGCGTGGAGGACGCCTGCCGCCTGCTGGCGGAGCACGGTGGGGGCATGGACTCGCTGACGCACGCG gggcAGCGTCCCTGTGACCTGGCAGATGAGGAGGTGCTGAGCCTGCTGGAGGAGCTGGCCCGGAAGCAGGAGGAC CTTCGGAACCAGAAGCAAGCCTCCCAGAGCAGGGGCCAGGAGCCCCAGGGGCCCTCCAGCAGCAAACACCGAAG GAGCTCTGTATGTCGTCTGAGCAGCCGTGAGAAGATCTCCCTCCAGGACCTGTCCAAGGAGCGCCGgcctggaggggcaggggggCCCCCAATCCGGGACGAGGATGAGGGAGAAGAAGGCCCCTcag AGCCACCCCCTGCAGAATCCAGAACCCTCAACGGGGTCTCCTCCCCGCCACCCTCTAGCCCTAGGAGCCCCATG ACCCCCGACGAGGCCCCCTTCACCACGCGCTTTGGCCTCCAGAAGACGGGGAGCTCCGGGGCCCTAGGTCCTGCGGAGAGGCGGGGCGCCGAGGGTGCCCCCGGGGCTGGGCTGCAGCGCTCCGCCTCCTCCTCGCGGCTGGAAGGGACCTCCACTCAG GCCAGGGAGCCCCGTCTTGCCAGAattacccccaccccctcccggaAGGTGCCGGAGTCCTCTGCCCC GTCTGAGATCTCCAGGCCTCCTCCTCCCTTGGATAACTCCACTCCTCCCTCCAGGATTCCGGAGCCTGAATCCCCAGTGAAGCCAAATGTCCCCGTAGCCTCTGCAGCGCCCCCAGCGGACTCCCGGGACCGCCGGAG GTCCTACCAGATGCCTGTGCGGGACGAGGAGTCTGAATCTCAGCGGAAAGCTCGCTCTCGCCTCATGCGCCAGTCCCGGAGGTCCACACAG GGTGTGACTCTGACAGACCTTAAAGAAGCAGAGAAGGCTGCAGGAAAGGCCCCAGAGCCAGAGAAGTCGTGCCTGCAAAGCCTG GACCCTTCCCGGCGACCCCGAGTCCCTGGGGTCGAGAACTCTGATGGCCCTGCCCAGAGAG caGAGGCGCCCGACGGCCGAGGGCCAGGACCACAGGCCCCCGAGGAGCATCGCACAGTCAGCAAGGAGCGGCGGGGACCTGCGGAG GGGGAGGAGGCGGAGCCGGCGCCTGCAGACCGCAGCCCAGGATCCAG CACTCCCGAGGGCGGCCCCTCTTCCCGCAGGCAGCGGGACCTCAACCCAGAACCAGAGCCAGAATCGGAAGAGCCTGATGGAGGCTTCAGGAAG CTGTATGCAGAGCTGCGCAGTGAGAACGAACGACTTCGCGAGGCCCTGACCGAGACCACACTGCAGCTGGCGCAGCTCAAGGTGGAGCTGGAGCGTGCCACGCAG AGGCAGGAGCGATTTGCAGAGAGGCCCGCCCTTCTGGAGCTGGAGAGATTC GAGCGCAGGGCCCTGGAGCGGAAGGCagcagagctggaggaggagctgaag GCCCTGTCCGACCTCCGGGCTGACAACCAGCGACTCAAGGACGAGAACGCAGCCCTGATTCGCGTCATCAGCAAACTCTCCAAGTGA
- the PPP1R12C gene encoding protein phosphatase 1 regulatory subunit 12C isoform X2 gives MSGEDGPGAGPGAAAAAARERRREQLRQWGARAGAEPGPGERRARTVRFERAAEFLAACAGGDLDEARLMLREADPGPGAELDPAAPPPARAVLDSTNADGISALHQACIDENLEVVRFLVEQGATVNQADNEGWTPLHVAASCGYLDIARYLLSHGANIAAVNSDGDLPLDLAECDAVEGLLKVEIARRGVDVEAAKRAEEELLLHDTRCWLNGGAMPEARHPRTGASALHVAAAKGYIEVMRLLLQAGYDPELRDGDGWTPLHAAAHWGVEDACRLLAEHGGGMDSLTHAGQRPCDLADEEVLSLLEELARKQEDLRNQKQASQSRGQEPQGPSSSKHRRSSVCRLSSREKISLQDLSKERRPGGAGGPPIRDEDEGEEGPSEPPPAESRTLNGVSSPPPSSPRSPMTPDEAPFTTRFGLQKTGSSGALGPAERRGAEGAPGAGLQRSASSSRLEGTSTQAREPRLARITPTPSRKVPESSAPSEISRPPPPLDNSTPPSRIPEPESPVKPNVPVASAAPPADSRDRRRSYQMPVRDEESESQRKARSRLMRQSRRSTQGVTLTDLKEAEKAAGKAPEPEKSCLQSLDPSRRPRVPGVENSDGPAQREAPDGRGPGPQAPEEHRTVSKERRGPAEGEEAEPAPADRSPGSSTPEGGPSSRRQRDLNPEPEPESEEPDGGFRKLYAELRSENERLREALTETTLQLAQLKVELERATQRQERFAERPALLELERFERRALERKAAELEEELKALSDLRADNQRLKDENAALIRVISKLSK, from the exons aTGTCGGGCGAGGATGGCCCGGGGGCGGGCCccggggcggcggcggcagcggcccgCGAGCGGCGGCGGGAGCAGCTGCGGCAGTGGGGGGCGCGGGCGGGCGCCGAGCCGGGCCCCGGGGAGCGGCGCGCCCGCACCGTGCGCTTCGAGCGCGCCGCCGAGTTCCTGGCGGCCTGCGCGGGCGGCGATCTGGACGAGGCGCGCCTGATGCTGCGCGAGGCCGACCCCGGCCCGGGCGCCGAGCTCGACCCTGctgccccgccgcccgcccgcgcAGTGCTGGACTCCACCAACGCCGACGGCATCAGCGCCCTGCACCAG GCCTGCATCGACGAGAACCTGGAGGTGGTGCGCTTCCTGGTGGAGCAGGGTGCCACGGTGAACCAGGCAGACAACGAGGGCTGGACACCCCTGCACGTGGCCGCCTCCTGCGGTTACCTGGACATCGCCAG GTACCTGCTGAGCCACGGGGCCAACATCGCGGCGGTGAACAGTGATGGGGACCTGCCCCTGGACCTGGCCGAGTGTGACGCCGTGGAGGGGCTGCTGAAGGTGGAGATTGCCCGCCGAG GTGTGGATGTGGAAGCAGCCAAACGGGCCGAGGAGGAGTTGCTGCTTCACGACACAAGGTGCTGGCTGAACGGGGGCGCCATGCCAGAGGCCCGGCACCCCCGCACGGGGGCCTCTGCCCTGCACGTGGCCGCCGCCAAGGGCTACATCGAAGTGATGAG GCTGCTCCTTCAGGCCGGCTATGACCCGGAGCTGCGGGACGGGGACGGCTGGACACCCCTGCACGCCGCAGCCCACTGGGGCGTGGAGGACGCCTGCCGCCTGCTGGCGGAGCACGGTGGGGGCATGGACTCGCTGACGCACGCG gggcAGCGTCCCTGTGACCTGGCAGATGAGGAGGTGCTGAGCCTGCTGGAGGAGCTGGCCCGGAAGCAGGAGGAC CTTCGGAACCAGAAGCAAGCCTCCCAGAGCAGGGGCCAGGAGCCCCAGGGGCCCTCCAGCAGCAAACACCGAAG GAGCTCTGTATGTCGTCTGAGCAGCCGTGAGAAGATCTCCCTCCAGGACCTGTCCAAGGAGCGCCGgcctggaggggcaggggggCCCCCAATCCGGGACGAGGATGAGGGAGAAGAAGGCCCCTcag AGCCACCCCCTGCAGAATCCAGAACCCTCAACGGGGTCTCCTCCCCGCCACCCTCTAGCCCTAGGAGCCCCATG ACCCCCGACGAGGCCCCCTTCACCACGCGCTTTGGCCTCCAGAAGACGGGGAGCTCCGGGGCCCTAGGTCCTGCGGAGAGGCGGGGCGCCGAGGGTGCCCCCGGGGCTGGGCTGCAGCGCTCCGCCTCCTCCTCGCGGCTGGAAGGGACCTCCACTCAG GCCAGGGAGCCCCGTCTTGCCAGAattacccccaccccctcccggaAGGTGCCGGAGTCCTCTGCCCC GTCTGAGATCTCCAGGCCTCCTCCTCCCTTGGATAACTCCACTCCTCCCTCCAGGATTCCGGAGCCTGAATCCCCAGTGAAGCCAAATGTCCCCGTAGCCTCTGCAGCGCCCCCAGCGGACTCCCGGGACCGCCGGAG GTCCTACCAGATGCCTGTGCGGGACGAGGAGTCTGAATCTCAGCGGAAAGCTCGCTCTCGCCTCATGCGCCAGTCCCGGAGGTCCACACAG GGTGTGACTCTGACAGACCTTAAAGAAGCAGAGAAGGCTGCAGGAAAGGCCCCAGAGCCAGAGAAGTCGTGCCTGCAAAGCCTG GACCCTTCCCGGCGACCCCGAGTCCCTGGGGTCGAGAACTCTGATGGCCCTGCCCAGAGAG AGGCGCCCGACGGCCGAGGGCCAGGACCACAGGCCCCCGAGGAGCATCGCACAGTCAGCAAGGAGCGGCGGGGACCTGCGGAG GGGGAGGAGGCGGAGCCGGCGCCTGCAGACCGCAGCCCAGGATCCAG CACTCCCGAGGGCGGCCCCTCTTCCCGCAGGCAGCGGGACCTCAACCCAGAACCAGAGCCAGAATCGGAAGAGCCTGATGGAGGCTTCAGGAAG CTGTATGCAGAGCTGCGCAGTGAGAACGAACGACTTCGCGAGGCCCTGACCGAGACCACACTGCAGCTGGCGCAGCTCAAGGTGGAGCTGGAGCGTGCCACGCAG AGGCAGGAGCGATTTGCAGAGAGGCCCGCCCTTCTGGAGCTGGAGAGATTC GAGCGCAGGGCCCTGGAGCGGAAGGCagcagagctggaggaggagctgaag GCCCTGTCCGACCTCCGGGCTGACAACCAGCGACTCAAGGACGAGAACGCAGCCCTGATTCGCGTCATCAGCAAACTCTCCAAGTGA
- the PPP1R12C gene encoding protein phosphatase 1 regulatory subunit 12C isoform X4: MLREADPGPGAELDPAAPPPARAVLDSTNADGISALHQACIDENLEVVRFLVEQGATVNQADNEGWTPLHVAASCGYLDIARYLLSHGANIAAVNSDGDLPLDLAECDAVEGLLKVEIARRGVDVEAAKRAEEELLLHDTRCWLNGGAMPEARHPRTGASALHVAAAKGYIEVMRLLLQAGYDPELRDGDGWTPLHAAAHWGVEDACRLLAEHGGGMDSLTHAGQRPCDLADEEVLSLLEELARKQEDLRNQKQASQSRGQEPQGPSSSKHRRSSVCRLSSREKISLQDLSKERRPGGAGGPPIRDEDEGEEGPSEPPPAESRTLNGVSSPPPSSPRSPMTPDEAPFTTRFGLQKTGSSGALGPAERRGAEGAPGAGLQRSASSSRLEGTSTQAREPRLARITPTPSRKVPESSAPIPEPESPVKPNVPVASAAPPADSRDRRRSYQMPVRDEESESQRKARSRLMRQSRRSTQGVTLTDLKEAEKAAGKAPEPEKSCLQSLDPSRRPRVPGVENSDGPAQRAEAPDGRGPGPQAPEEHRTVSKERRGPAEGEEAEPAPADRSPGSSTPEGGPSSRRQRDLNPEPEPESEEPDGGFRKLYAELRSENERLREALTETTLQLAQLKVELERATQRQERFAERPALLELERFERRALERKAAELEEELKALSDLRADNQRLKDENAALIRVISKLSK, encoded by the exons ATGCTGCGCGAGGCCGACCCCGGCCCGGGCGCCGAGCTCGACCCTGctgccccgccgcccgcccgcgcAGTGCTGGACTCCACCAACGCCGACGGCATCAGCGCCCTGCACCAG GCCTGCATCGACGAGAACCTGGAGGTGGTGCGCTTCCTGGTGGAGCAGGGTGCCACGGTGAACCAGGCAGACAACGAGGGCTGGACACCCCTGCACGTGGCCGCCTCCTGCGGTTACCTGGACATCGCCAG GTACCTGCTGAGCCACGGGGCCAACATCGCGGCGGTGAACAGTGATGGGGACCTGCCCCTGGACCTGGCCGAGTGTGACGCCGTGGAGGGGCTGCTGAAGGTGGAGATTGCCCGCCGAG GTGTGGATGTGGAAGCAGCCAAACGGGCCGAGGAGGAGTTGCTGCTTCACGACACAAGGTGCTGGCTGAACGGGGGCGCCATGCCAGAGGCCCGGCACCCCCGCACGGGGGCCTCTGCCCTGCACGTGGCCGCCGCCAAGGGCTACATCGAAGTGATGAG GCTGCTCCTTCAGGCCGGCTATGACCCGGAGCTGCGGGACGGGGACGGCTGGACACCCCTGCACGCCGCAGCCCACTGGGGCGTGGAGGACGCCTGCCGCCTGCTGGCGGAGCACGGTGGGGGCATGGACTCGCTGACGCACGCG gggcAGCGTCCCTGTGACCTGGCAGATGAGGAGGTGCTGAGCCTGCTGGAGGAGCTGGCCCGGAAGCAGGAGGAC CTTCGGAACCAGAAGCAAGCCTCCCAGAGCAGGGGCCAGGAGCCCCAGGGGCCCTCCAGCAGCAAACACCGAAG GAGCTCTGTATGTCGTCTGAGCAGCCGTGAGAAGATCTCCCTCCAGGACCTGTCCAAGGAGCGCCGgcctggaggggcaggggggCCCCCAATCCGGGACGAGGATGAGGGAGAAGAAGGCCCCTcag AGCCACCCCCTGCAGAATCCAGAACCCTCAACGGGGTCTCCTCCCCGCCACCCTCTAGCCCTAGGAGCCCCATG ACCCCCGACGAGGCCCCCTTCACCACGCGCTTTGGCCTCCAGAAGACGGGGAGCTCCGGGGCCCTAGGTCCTGCGGAGAGGCGGGGCGCCGAGGGTGCCCCCGGGGCTGGGCTGCAGCGCTCCGCCTCCTCCTCGCGGCTGGAAGGGACCTCCACTCAG GCCAGGGAGCCCCGTCTTGCCAGAattacccccaccccctcccggaAGGTGCCGGAGTCCTCTGCCCC GATTCCGGAGCCTGAATCCCCAGTGAAGCCAAATGTCCCCGTAGCCTCTGCAGCGCCCCCAGCGGACTCCCGGGACCGCCGGAG GTCCTACCAGATGCCTGTGCGGGACGAGGAGTCTGAATCTCAGCGGAAAGCTCGCTCTCGCCTCATGCGCCAGTCCCGGAGGTCCACACAG GGTGTGACTCTGACAGACCTTAAAGAAGCAGAGAAGGCTGCAGGAAAGGCCCCAGAGCCAGAGAAGTCGTGCCTGCAAAGCCTG GACCCTTCCCGGCGACCCCGAGTCCCTGGGGTCGAGAACTCTGATGGCCCTGCCCAGAGAG caGAGGCGCCCGACGGCCGAGGGCCAGGACCACAGGCCCCCGAGGAGCATCGCACAGTCAGCAAGGAGCGGCGGGGACCTGCGGAG GGGGAGGAGGCGGAGCCGGCGCCTGCAGACCGCAGCCCAGGATCCAG CACTCCCGAGGGCGGCCCCTCTTCCCGCAGGCAGCGGGACCTCAACCCAGAACCAGAGCCAGAATCGGAAGAGCCTGATGGAGGCTTCAGGAAG CTGTATGCAGAGCTGCGCAGTGAGAACGAACGACTTCGCGAGGCCCTGACCGAGACCACACTGCAGCTGGCGCAGCTCAAGGTGGAGCTGGAGCGTGCCACGCAG AGGCAGGAGCGATTTGCAGAGAGGCCCGCCCTTCTGGAGCTGGAGAGATTC GAGCGCAGGGCCCTGGAGCGGAAGGCagcagagctggaggaggagctgaag GCCCTGTCCGACCTCCGGGCTGACAACCAGCGACTCAAGGACGAGAACGCAGCCCTGATTCGCGTCATCAGCAAACTCTCCAAGTGA
- the PPP1R12C gene encoding protein phosphatase 1 regulatory subunit 12C isoform X3 — MLREADPGPGAELDPAAPPPARAVLDSTNADGISALHQACIDENLEVVRFLVEQGATVNQADNEGWTPLHVAASCGYLDIARYLLSHGANIAAVNSDGDLPLDLAECDAVEGLLKVEIARRGVDVEAAKRAEEELLLHDTRCWLNGGAMPEARHPRTGASALHVAAAKGYIEVMRLLLQAGYDPELRDGDGWTPLHAAAHWGVEDACRLLAEHGGGMDSLTHAGQRPCDLADEEVLSLLEELARKQEDLRNQKQASQSRGQEPQGPSSSKHRRSSVCRLSSREKISLQDLSKERRPGGAGGPPIRDEDEGEEGPSEPPPAESRTLNGVSSPPPSSPRSPMTPDEAPFTTRFGLQKTGSSGALGPAERRGAEGAPGAGLQRSASSSRLEGTSTQAREPRLARITPTPSRKVPESSAPSEISRPPPPLDNSTPPSRIPEPESPVKPNVPVASAAPPADSRDRRRSYQMPVRDEESESQRKARSRLMRQSRRSTQGVTLTDLKEAEKAAGKAPEPEKSCLQSLDPSRRPRVPGVENSDGPAQRAEAPDGRGPGPQAPEEHRTVSKERRGPAEGEEAEPAPADRSPGSRQRDLNPEPEPESEEPDGGFRKLYAELRSENERLREALTETTLQLAQLKVELERATQRQERFAERPALLELERFERRALERKAAELEEELKALSDLRADNQRLKDENAALIRVISKLSK, encoded by the exons ATGCTGCGCGAGGCCGACCCCGGCCCGGGCGCCGAGCTCGACCCTGctgccccgccgcccgcccgcgcAGTGCTGGACTCCACCAACGCCGACGGCATCAGCGCCCTGCACCAG GCCTGCATCGACGAGAACCTGGAGGTGGTGCGCTTCCTGGTGGAGCAGGGTGCCACGGTGAACCAGGCAGACAACGAGGGCTGGACACCCCTGCACGTGGCCGCCTCCTGCGGTTACCTGGACATCGCCAG GTACCTGCTGAGCCACGGGGCCAACATCGCGGCGGTGAACAGTGATGGGGACCTGCCCCTGGACCTGGCCGAGTGTGACGCCGTGGAGGGGCTGCTGAAGGTGGAGATTGCCCGCCGAG GTGTGGATGTGGAAGCAGCCAAACGGGCCGAGGAGGAGTTGCTGCTTCACGACACAAGGTGCTGGCTGAACGGGGGCGCCATGCCAGAGGCCCGGCACCCCCGCACGGGGGCCTCTGCCCTGCACGTGGCCGCCGCCAAGGGCTACATCGAAGTGATGAG GCTGCTCCTTCAGGCCGGCTATGACCCGGAGCTGCGGGACGGGGACGGCTGGACACCCCTGCACGCCGCAGCCCACTGGGGCGTGGAGGACGCCTGCCGCCTGCTGGCGGAGCACGGTGGGGGCATGGACTCGCTGACGCACGCG gggcAGCGTCCCTGTGACCTGGCAGATGAGGAGGTGCTGAGCCTGCTGGAGGAGCTGGCCCGGAAGCAGGAGGAC CTTCGGAACCAGAAGCAAGCCTCCCAGAGCAGGGGCCAGGAGCCCCAGGGGCCCTCCAGCAGCAAACACCGAAG GAGCTCTGTATGTCGTCTGAGCAGCCGTGAGAAGATCTCCCTCCAGGACCTGTCCAAGGAGCGCCGgcctggaggggcaggggggCCCCCAATCCGGGACGAGGATGAGGGAGAAGAAGGCCCCTcag AGCCACCCCCTGCAGAATCCAGAACCCTCAACGGGGTCTCCTCCCCGCCACCCTCTAGCCCTAGGAGCCCCATG ACCCCCGACGAGGCCCCCTTCACCACGCGCTTTGGCCTCCAGAAGACGGGGAGCTCCGGGGCCCTAGGTCCTGCGGAGAGGCGGGGCGCCGAGGGTGCCCCCGGGGCTGGGCTGCAGCGCTCCGCCTCCTCCTCGCGGCTGGAAGGGACCTCCACTCAG GCCAGGGAGCCCCGTCTTGCCAGAattacccccaccccctcccggaAGGTGCCGGAGTCCTCTGCCCC GTCTGAGATCTCCAGGCCTCCTCCTCCCTTGGATAACTCCACTCCTCCCTCCAGGATTCCGGAGCCTGAATCCCCAGTGAAGCCAAATGTCCCCGTAGCCTCTGCAGCGCCCCCAGCGGACTCCCGGGACCGCCGGAG GTCCTACCAGATGCCTGTGCGGGACGAGGAGTCTGAATCTCAGCGGAAAGCTCGCTCTCGCCTCATGCGCCAGTCCCGGAGGTCCACACAG GGTGTGACTCTGACAGACCTTAAAGAAGCAGAGAAGGCTGCAGGAAAGGCCCCAGAGCCAGAGAAGTCGTGCCTGCAAAGCCTG GACCCTTCCCGGCGACCCCGAGTCCCTGGGGTCGAGAACTCTGATGGCCCTGCCCAGAGAG caGAGGCGCCCGACGGCCGAGGGCCAGGACCACAGGCCCCCGAGGAGCATCGCACAGTCAGCAAGGAGCGGCGGGGACCTGCGGAG GGGGAGGAGGCGGAGCCGGCGCCTGCAGACCGCAGCCCAGGATCCAG GCAGCGGGACCTCAACCCAGAACCAGAGCCAGAATCGGAAGAGCCTGATGGAGGCTTCAGGAAG CTGTATGCAGAGCTGCGCAGTGAGAACGAACGACTTCGCGAGGCCCTGACCGAGACCACACTGCAGCTGGCGCAGCTCAAGGTGGAGCTGGAGCGTGCCACGCAG AGGCAGGAGCGATTTGCAGAGAGGCCCGCCCTTCTGGAGCTGGAGAGATTC GAGCGCAGGGCCCTGGAGCGGAAGGCagcagagctggaggaggagctgaag GCCCTGTCCGACCTCCGGGCTGACAACCAGCGACTCAAGGACGAGAACGCAGCCCTGATTCGCGTCATCAGCAAACTCTCCAAGTGA